The genomic region GACGACGGTGCACGCCCGCTCGCGACCACGCTGACACGAGCGGTCATCCGCTCCCGGCGGCAGTGGAGCTACGCCGAAGCGCAGGCGGCGTTCGACGACGGCTCGGCGCCGCCCAGCATCGCCGAGCTGTCGTGGTTCGGGCACGCTCGCCGGGATCGCGAGAGCGAGCGCGGGGGCGCGAGCCTGAACATCCCCGAAGTCGAGATCGAGGTCGAAGACGGCGGCTACCGCCTGCGGCACCGCGCCATCCGGCCGGTCGAGGCGTGGAATGCGCAGGTGTCGCTGCTGACCGGCATGGCGGCGGCGCGCATCATGCTCGACGGTGGCGTGGGGATCCTGCGCACCATGCCCGCCGCCGAGCCCGACGACATGGCCGCGTTCCGTGCGAAGACCGTCGCCATCGGCATCCCGTGGCGCTTCGGCACCCCCTACGGCGACTACCTCGGCTCGCTCCCCGGCGCGGATGCCTCGGCCCTCGCGATCAAGGACGCGGCGGGTGCGCTCTTCCGCGGCGCCGGTTACGTCGCGTTCGACGGCGAACCACCGGCCGATCCGGTGCAGGCCGCGGTCGGGGCGCCGTACGCGCACACCACCGCCCCCATCCGGCGCCTCATCGACCGCTGGTCGCTCGTCATCTGCGAAGCGCTCGCCAACGGACGCGAGGTTCCCGGCTGGGCCCGCGAGAGCCTGCCGCAGCTGCCGAAGCTGATGGGGCGCGCGATCGAGCGCGCGAACCGGCTCGAGAACGCCTCGGTCGACCGCGTCGAGGCCGCCGTGCTCAAGGGCCACGAGGGCGAGATCTTCCGGGGCACCGTGCTCGGCGCCCGCGACGACGGGGCGCGCGTGCAGCTGTCGCGCCCGCCGTCGGCGATCAAGGTCCCGGGGCTCGACGCGCCCGCCGGCTCGCCGGTGAGGGTGCGGCTCACGTCCGCGGACGTGTCGACCGGCGAGGTCGCGTTCGCCCCGGTCGACGCCTGACCGTCCGGGCGGGCGCGGTCGCCGAACGTCGGAGAAGCCCGTATCCGCCGGACGATTCGGTCAGGATCGCCCGACGGATACACGGCTTCTCCGACGGACGAGGGCGGCATCCGCCGTCCAGAACGACGAGCGGATGCCGCCGAGCTCGTCAGTACACCGACGCGTACAGCTCCTGGATCTGAGCGACGGTGACGTCGCGGGGATTGCCCCCGCAGCACACGTCGTCGAAGGCGGCCTGTGCGAGCGCCGGCAGATCCTCCTCCTTCGCGCCGACGGCGCGCAGGCTCGTCGGGCTGTGCAGGTCGTCCACCAGCTGCGCCACCGAATCCACGGCGGCCGCGCGCGCCTCCTCGAGCGACAGCGCCTGGGCGCCCTCGACGCCGAAGGCCTCGGCGATGTTGCGGAACTTCTCCCCCGTCGCCTCGGCGTTGAACGCCATCACCGGGGCGAGCAGGATGCCGTTGGCCACACCGTGCGGGGCCGAGTAGAAGCCGCCCAGCGGGTGCGCCATGGCGTGCACGAGGCCGAGGCCGACATTCGAGTAGCCCATGCCCGCGATGTACTGCGCGATCGACATCTCCTCCATCGCCGCGGCGTCTCCGGCGACCGCCTTGCGCAGCGAGCGCGCGATCATCTGGATCGCCGTGAGGTGGAACATGTCCGACATCTGCCACGCGGCGGCGGTCGTGTATCCCTCGATCGCGTGAGTGAGGGCGTCGAGACCCGTCGCGGCCTTCAGTGCCGTCGGGGCGCCCGCCATCATGTCGGGGTCGACCACGGCGAGCACCGGAATGTCGTGCGCGTCCACGCACACGAACTTGCGGTGGTGCTCGGCATCCGTGATGACGTAGTTGATGGTGGTCTCGGATGCCGTCCCCGCCGTCGTCGGCACCGCGATGATCGGCACCGACGGGTTCTTGGTCGGCGCGACGCCCTCGAGCGAGCGCACGTCGGCGAACTCCGGATTGGCGGTGATGATGCCGATCGCCTTGCACGTGTCCTGCGGCGACCCGCCGCCGATCGCGATGAGGACGTCCGAGCCGGATGCCGCGAACGCCGCGACACCGGCCTGGACGTTCTCGATGGTGGGGTTGGGCACGACGTCGGAGTACACCTCGTAGGCGAACTCGGCCTCGTCGAGCAGCGCCGTGACCTTGTCGACGGTGCCGGTGGAGAGCAGGCCCGGGTCGGTGACGACGAACGCCTTCTCGAAGCCGCGCCGGGCGAGTTCGTCCGGGATGACCGAGATGGCGCCTGCGCCGAAGTAGGCCGTTTGATTCCAAATCATGCGGTTGACCATGACGCCAGCATACGCCTGTGGTCAGACCACATGGGGAACTTTGTCGGGGTCATACGAAGCGAAGCACTTCGACGCCGCCGGGGATTGGAACGATTCACAGTCGCCATGACCAGGGGCGCCGTTGCGACGACGAACATGGGCTGGCGTCCGATCCAGCGCGCCAGGCGGTCGTCGATCGCGTCGAAGGTGCCGCCCATGGCGCGAGTCCAGGGCCGCCGCAGCGCGGACGGTCCGCCTACGCTGGACGGATGCGCACCGCCCTGCTGACCGGATTCGAGCCCTTCGGCGGCGACGCCGTGAACCCTTCCGGCGAGGCGGTGCGGGTCGCCGCCTCCGGATGGGAGGGGCCGGAGGTGCTCATGACCGAGATCCTGCCGGTCACCTTCGCCGGCGCGGCCGCACGCGTGCGCGCGCTCATCGCCGAGCACGAGCCCGAGGTCGTCGTGATGGCGGGGCTCGCCGGAGGGCGGGCGGCCATCACGCCCGAGCGGGTCGCGATCAACCTCGCCGACGCGCGGATCCCCGACAATGACGGCATGCGACCCGTCGACGAGGCGAGTGTTCCCGGCGGCCCGGCCGCGCACTTCGCGGGACTGCCGGTGAAGGCGATCACGGCCGCGATCACGGCCACCGGGATCCCGGCATCTGTCTCGCACAGCGCCGGCACGTTCGTCTGCAACCACGTCTTCTACGTCGCCGCCCACGAGGCCGCGACGCGCCGCGACATGCGCGCCGGTTTCATCCACGTCCCGTGGGCGGCAGGTCAGGCACCCGGCGGCGAGCCCGAGCTGCCTCTCGCAGACATCGCCCGCGCGCTGCACATCGCCGTGCGCACGTCGCTGGACACGCGCGTCGACGTGCGCACCGCCGGCGGCGCGATCAGCTGAGACGCGGCGCCTGCCGACGGCGCGATCAGCTGACACGCGGCGCCTGCCGCCGAACCACGTCGGGCGCGAGCCGCCCCTTTCACCGCGCTTCGGATGGGGATGGCTCACGGAAAGAGGGCTCCTCCGGCGAGGGATGCGGCGGCCGTCGGAGGCTCGAGCGGCACGGCATCCTTCCTTTGCGCAGAAATTCTGTCGATCTTCCGGCCGGATATGGACAGAAGACGGTGATTCCTTGGCACACAGTGGAGTCAAGCGACCGCCACGGGGCCCCCGAAGGACCCCCACGACGAAGGAATCACCATGACTGCGTACCAAGACGACATCGACGCCATCCAGGCGCTCAAGGAGCAGCACGGCTCGACCTGGGATGCCGTCGACCCCGAGTCCGTCGCCCGCATGCGCGCGCAGAACCGCTTCAAGACGGGACTCGAGATCGCCCAGTACACGGCCGACATCATGCGCCGCGACATGGACGAGTACGACGCCGACTCGTCCGTCTACACGCAGTCGCTGGGCGTGTGGCACGGCTTCATCGGCCAGCAGAAGATGATCTCGATCAAGAAGCACCTGAAGTCGACGAACAAGCGCTACCTGTACCTCTCCGGGTGGATGGTCGCCGCTCTCCGCTCCGAGTTCGGGCCGCTCCCCGACCAGTCGATGCACGAGAAGACGGCCGTCCCGGCCCTGATCGAGGAGCTCTACACGTTCCTTCGCCAGGCGGACGCCCGTGAGCTCGACCTGCTGTTCACGCAGCTCGACAACGCGCGCCTGGCCGGCGACGAGACGGCGGTGGAGTTCATCCAGTCGCAGATCGACACCTACGAGACGCACGTCGTCCCGATCATCGCCGACATCGACGCGGGCTTCGGCAACCCCGAGGCGACGTACCTCCTCGCCAAGAAGATGATCGAGGCGGGCGCGTGCGCCATCCAGATCGAGAACCAGGTGTCGGACGAGAAGCAGTGCGGTCACCAGGACGGCAAGGTGACGGTGCCGCACGAGGACTTCCTCGCGAAGATCGCCGCCGTCCGCTATGCGTTCCTCGAGCTCGGCATCGACAACGGCATCATCGTGGCGCGCACCGACTCGCTCGGCGCCGGCCTGACGCAGAAGATCGCCGTCACGAGCACGCCGGGCGACCTGGGCGACCAGTACAACGCGTTCCTCGACGTCGAGGAGATCTCGGACGACGACCTCGGCAACGGCGATGTCGTCATCAAGCGCGACGGCAAGCTGATGCGCCCGAAGCGTCTGGCCAGCAACCTCTACCGGTTCCGCCCCGGCACCGGCGAGGCGCGCTGCGTGCTCGACTGCATCACGTCGCTGCGCAACGGCGCGGACCTGCTGTGGATCGAGACCGAGAAGCCCCACGTGGCGCAGATCGCCGGCATGGTCGACGAGATCCGCAAGGAGATCCCGAACGCCAAGCTCGTCTACAACAACAGCCCGTCGTTCAACTGGACCCTGAACTTCCGCCAGCAGGCCTACGACCTGCTCGTGGAGCAGGGGGCGGACGTGTCGGCTTACAAGCGCGACGAGCTCATGAGCGCCGAGTACGACGACACCGAGCTCGGCCGGCTCGCGGACGAGAAGATCCGCTCGTTCCAGAAGGACGGCTCGGCACGCGCAGGCATCTTCCACCACCTCATCACGCTGCCGACGTACCACACGGCCGCCCTGTCGACCGACGATCTCGCGAAGGGCTACTTCGCCGACGAGGGCATGCTCGCCTACGTCAAGGGCGTGCAGCGCCGCGAGATCCGCGAGGGCATCGCGACCGTGAAGCACCAGAACATGGCCGGGTCCGACATCGGTGACAACCACAAGGAGTACTTCGCCGGCGACGCCGCCCTCAAGGCCGGCGGCAAGGACAACACGATGAACCAGTTCAGCTGAGTCCACCGAACGCCCGATGTGGGGTCGCTGCTCCGGCAGCGGCCCCTTTCGTCGTGCCGCAGAGCGGCGC from Microbacter sp. GSS18 harbors:
- the fucO gene encoding lactaldehyde reductase, which translates into the protein MIWNQTAYFGAGAISVIPDELARRGFEKAFVVTDPGLLSTGTVDKVTALLDEAEFAYEVYSDVVPNPTIENVQAGVAAFAASGSDVLIAIGGGSPQDTCKAIGIITANPEFADVRSLEGVAPTKNPSVPIIAVPTTAGTASETTINYVITDAEHHRKFVCVDAHDIPVLAVVDPDMMAGAPTALKAATGLDALTHAIEGYTTAAAWQMSDMFHLTAIQMIARSLRKAVAGDAAAMEEMSIAQYIAGMGYSNVGLGLVHAMAHPLGGFYSAPHGVANGILLAPVMAFNAEATGEKFRNIAEAFGVEGAQALSLEEARAAAVDSVAQLVDDLHSPTSLRAVGAKEEDLPALAQAAFDDVCCGGNPRDVTVAQIQELYASVY
- a CDS encoding isocitrate lyase, with product MTAYQDDIDAIQALKEQHGSTWDAVDPESVARMRAQNRFKTGLEIAQYTADIMRRDMDEYDADSSVYTQSLGVWHGFIGQQKMISIKKHLKSTNKRYLYLSGWMVAALRSEFGPLPDQSMHEKTAVPALIEELYTFLRQADARELDLLFTQLDNARLAGDETAVEFIQSQIDTYETHVVPIIADIDAGFGNPEATYLLAKKMIEAGACAIQIENQVSDEKQCGHQDGKVTVPHEDFLAKIAAVRYAFLELGIDNGIIVARTDSLGAGLTQKIAVTSTPGDLGDQYNAFLDVEEISDDDLGNGDVVIKRDGKLMRPKRLASNLYRFRPGTGEARCVLDCITSLRNGADLLWIETEKPHVAQIAGMVDEIRKEIPNAKLVYNNSPSFNWTLNFRQQAYDLLVEQGADVSAYKRDELMSAEYDDTELGRLADEKIRSFQKDGSARAGIFHHLITLPTYHTAALSTDDLAKGYFADEGMLAYVKGVQRREIREGIATVKHQNMAGSDIGDNHKEYFAGDAALKAGGKDNTMNQFS
- a CDS encoding RNB domain-containing ribonuclease, with the protein product MPARRPRLVSVASEELEHAFAEIRRTLSLPGEYPAEAVAEAERAARTVPVDPAASGLADLRDIEFLTIDPDGSTDLDQALHLERTPSGGGVLHYAIADIPAFVEPGGDLDAETRRRGQTLYAADGSIPLHPHAIGQDAASLLAGRDRRAYVWRFELDDGARPLATTLTRAVIRSRRQWSYAEAQAAFDDGSAPPSIAELSWFGHARRDRESERGGASLNIPEVEIEVEDGGYRLRHRAIRPVEAWNAQVSLLTGMAAARIMLDGGVGILRTMPAAEPDDMAAFRAKTVAIGIPWRFGTPYGDYLGSLPGADASALAIKDAAGALFRGAGYVAFDGEPPADPVQAAVGAPYAHTTAPIRRLIDRWSLVICEALANGREVPGWARESLPQLPKLMGRAIERANRLENASVDRVEAAVLKGHEGEIFRGTVLGARDDGARVQLSRPPSAIKVPGLDAPAGSPVRVRLTSADVSTGEVAFAPVDA
- the pcp gene encoding pyroglutamyl-peptidase I, with translation MRTALLTGFEPFGGDAVNPSGEAVRVAASGWEGPEVLMTEILPVTFAGAAARVRALIAEHEPEVVVMAGLAGGRAAITPERVAINLADARIPDNDGMRPVDEASVPGGPAAHFAGLPVKAITAAITATGIPASVSHSAGTFVCNHVFYVAAHEAATRRDMRAGFIHVPWAAGQAPGGEPELPLADIARALHIAVRTSLDTRVDVRTAGGAIS